A window of the Cynocephalus volans isolate mCynVol1 chromosome 10, mCynVol1.pri, whole genome shotgun sequence genome harbors these coding sequences:
- the LOC134387981 gene encoding cytochrome P450 2A13 isoform X1: MLASGLLLVALLACLTVMILMSVWRQRKLWGKLPPGPTPLPFIGNYLQLNTEQMYNSLMKIGERYGPVFTIHLGPRRVVVLCGQDAVKEALVDQAEEFSGRGEQATFDWLFKGYGVAFSNGERAKQLRRFSISTLRDFGVGKRGIEERIQEEAGFLIEAFRGTRGATIDPTFFLSRTVSNVISSIVFGDRFDYEDKEFLSLLRMMLGSFQFTATSTGQLYEMFYSVMKHLPGPQQQAFKELQGLEDFIAKKVEQNQRTLDPNSPRDFIDSFLIRMQEEQNNPNTEFDLKNLVLTTLNLFFAGTETVSTTLRYGFLLLMKHPDVEAKVHEEIDQVIGKNRQPKFEDRAKMPYTEAVIHEIQRFGDMIPMGLARRVTRDTKFRDFFLPKGTEVFPMLGSVLRDPKFFSNPRDFNPQHFLDEKGQFKKSEAFVPFSIGKRYCFGEGLARMELFLFLTTIMQNFCFKSPQSPQDIDVSPKHVGFATIPRNYTMSFLPR, encoded by the exons ATGCTGGCCTCAGGGCTGCTTCTGGTGGCTTTGTTGGCCTGCCTGACTGTCATGATCTTGATGTCTGTCTGGCGGCAGAGGAAGCTCTGGGGGAAGCTGCCTCCTGGACCCACCCCCCTGCCCTTCATTGGCAACTACCTGCAGCTGAACACAGAGCAGATGTACAACTCCCTAATGAAG ATCGGAGAGCGCTATGGCCCCGTGTTTACGATCCACCTGGGGCCCAGGCGGGTAGTGGTGCTGTGTGGACAGGATGCTGTAAAGGAGGCTCTGGTGGACCAGGCTGAGGAATTCAGCGGCCGAGGAGAGCAGGCCACCTTCGACTGGCTCTTCAAAGGCTATG GCGTGGCGTTCAGCAACGGGGAGCGCGCCAAGCAGCTGCGGCGTTTCTCCATCTCCACGCTGCGGGACTTCGGCGTGGGCAAGCGCGGCATCGAGGAGCGCATCCAGGAGGAGGCGGGCTTCCTCATCGAGGCCTTCCGGGGTACACGCG GCGCCACCATCGATCCCACCTTCTTCCTGAGCCGAACTGTCTCCAATGTCATCAGCTCCATTGTCTTCGGGGACCGCTTTGACTATGAGGACAAAGAGTTCCTGTCACTACTGCGTATGATGCTGGGAAGCTTTCAGTTCACAGCTACATCCACAGGGCAG CTCTATGAGATGTTCTATTCGGTGATGAAACACCTGCCAGGACCACAGCAACAGGCCTTTAAGGAGCTGCAGGGGCTGGAGGACTTCATAGCCAAGAAGGTGGAACAGAACCAGCGCACACTGGATCCCAATTCCCCACGGGACTTCATCGACTCTTTTCTCATCCGCATGCAGGAG GAACAGAACAACCCCAACACGGAGTTCGACTTGAAGAACCTGGTCCTGACCACACTGAACCTCTTCTTTGCTGGCACGGAGACTGTCAGCACGACCTTGCGCTACGGCTTCCTGTTGCTCATGAAACATCCTGATGTGGAGG ccaaGGTCCATGAGGAGATTGACCAGGTGATTGGCAAGAACCGGCAGCCCAAGTTCGAGGATCGGGCCAAGATGCCCTACACAGAGGCAGTGATCCATGAGATCCAAAGATTCGGAGATATGATCCCCATGGGCCTGGCCCGCAGGGTCACCAGGGACACCAAGTTTCGGGACTTCTTCCTCCCCAAG GGCACTGAAGTGTTTCCTATGCTGGGCTCTGTGCTGAGAGACCCCAAATTCTTCTCCAACCCACGAGATTTCAACCCCCAGCATTTTCTGGATGAGAAGGGGCAGTTTAAGAAGAGTGAGGCCTTTGTGCCTTTCTCTATCG GAAAGCGGTACTGTTTTGGAGAAGGCCTGGCTAGAATGgagctcttcctcttcctcaccacCATCATGCAGAACTTCTGCTTCAAGTCTCCGCAGTCACCTCAGGACATCGACGTGTCACCTAAGCACGTGGGCTTTGCCACAATCCCACGAAACTACACCATGAGCTTCCTGCCCCGCTGA
- the LOC134387981 gene encoding cytochrome P450 2A13 isoform X2, whose amino-acid sequence MLASGLLLVALLACLTVMILMSVWRQRKLWGKLPPGPTPLPFIGNYLQLNTEQMYNSLMKVSEGVAFSNGERAKQLRRFSISTLRDFGVGKRGIEERIQEEAGFLIEAFRGTRGATIDPTFFLSRTVSNVISSIVFGDRFDYEDKEFLSLLRMMLGSFQFTATSTGQLYEMFYSVMKHLPGPQQQAFKELQGLEDFIAKKVEQNQRTLDPNSPRDFIDSFLIRMQEEQNNPNTEFDLKNLVLTTLNLFFAGTETVSTTLRYGFLLLMKHPDVEAKVHEEIDQVIGKNRQPKFEDRAKMPYTEAVIHEIQRFGDMIPMGLARRVTRDTKFRDFFLPKGTEVFPMLGSVLRDPKFFSNPRDFNPQHFLDEKGQFKKSEAFVPFSIGKRYCFGEGLARMELFLFLTTIMQNFCFKSPQSPQDIDVSPKHVGFATIPRNYTMSFLPR is encoded by the exons ATGCTGGCCTCAGGGCTGCTTCTGGTGGCTTTGTTGGCCTGCCTGACTGTCATGATCTTGATGTCTGTCTGGCGGCAGAGGAAGCTCTGGGGGAAGCTGCCTCCTGGACCCACCCCCCTGCCCTTCATTGGCAACTACCTGCAGCTGAACACAGAGCAGATGTACAACTCCCTAATGAAGGTGTCAGAAG GCGTGGCGTTCAGCAACGGGGAGCGCGCCAAGCAGCTGCGGCGTTTCTCCATCTCCACGCTGCGGGACTTCGGCGTGGGCAAGCGCGGCATCGAGGAGCGCATCCAGGAGGAGGCGGGCTTCCTCATCGAGGCCTTCCGGGGTACACGCG GCGCCACCATCGATCCCACCTTCTTCCTGAGCCGAACTGTCTCCAATGTCATCAGCTCCATTGTCTTCGGGGACCGCTTTGACTATGAGGACAAAGAGTTCCTGTCACTACTGCGTATGATGCTGGGAAGCTTTCAGTTCACAGCTACATCCACAGGGCAG CTCTATGAGATGTTCTATTCGGTGATGAAACACCTGCCAGGACCACAGCAACAGGCCTTTAAGGAGCTGCAGGGGCTGGAGGACTTCATAGCCAAGAAGGTGGAACAGAACCAGCGCACACTGGATCCCAATTCCCCACGGGACTTCATCGACTCTTTTCTCATCCGCATGCAGGAG GAACAGAACAACCCCAACACGGAGTTCGACTTGAAGAACCTGGTCCTGACCACACTGAACCTCTTCTTTGCTGGCACGGAGACTGTCAGCACGACCTTGCGCTACGGCTTCCTGTTGCTCATGAAACATCCTGATGTGGAGG ccaaGGTCCATGAGGAGATTGACCAGGTGATTGGCAAGAACCGGCAGCCCAAGTTCGAGGATCGGGCCAAGATGCCCTACACAGAGGCAGTGATCCATGAGATCCAAAGATTCGGAGATATGATCCCCATGGGCCTGGCCCGCAGGGTCACCAGGGACACCAAGTTTCGGGACTTCTTCCTCCCCAAG GGCACTGAAGTGTTTCCTATGCTGGGCTCTGTGCTGAGAGACCCCAAATTCTTCTCCAACCCACGAGATTTCAACCCCCAGCATTTTCTGGATGAGAAGGGGCAGTTTAAGAAGAGTGAGGCCTTTGTGCCTTTCTCTATCG GAAAGCGGTACTGTTTTGGAGAAGGCCTGGCTAGAATGgagctcttcctcttcctcaccacCATCATGCAGAACTTCTGCTTCAAGTCTCCGCAGTCACCTCAGGACATCGACGTGTCACCTAAGCACGTGGGCTTTGCCACAATCCCACGAAACTACACCATGAGCTTCCTGCCCCGCTGA